The window CATGCTATTAAATTTGTTATACCTTCCTTAGTCGGCAATAAAGGACCTTTAAATGATTTATCCATTAGACTAAAGCTACTTTATGTTTTAGGTATCATTTCACGAGAAGAATACGAGGACATTGAGTTATTAATGGCAGTGCTTGATGAACTCAATAATGATAATGAAAGAGTATATACCTATATTGATGATGAAATTTTAGGCCCAATTAGTTTACTACATGATATGATTATTCCACCCGGATTACCAACACAGCAAAAAAAGACCAATGAAGTAGGAATCGTTGATAGCATGAAGTCATCCATGTATCATCAACGCTACCAACAGATGATCCGCTCAGCACTTATTATCGCCATCACGACATTATCTATTCGTTTAGAACATAAAAAAACACAATTCTTTATGCCTGAATAAGTTATTCAGCAATATTTGATAATGCTTCCTCTAATGTAGAATAAAATGATAGTTTTTGTGGAATCGGTATTATTTTCGCTCTTGCTAATGTTTTCAAAGGCTGAAATTGTAGTTCAGCAATAGAAAGATCAACATTATTAGGTAATGCATCAATGAAATGAATCAGCGCATTAAGTCCTCCTGCATCAAGTAAAGGAACCGCATCCCATTGTAAAACAATATGTTTATGGCCATTAATTCGATTATATAGATCTAAAAATGTTCTTTCTGCAGCGGCAAAAAATAATGGACCATTAATACGAATCACTAAAGTGTCTTCAGTGCATTGCGACAACTCAACCAATTTTGTCATTCGAGAAATTCGACGCATAAAAAGTAATGAAGCTAGAACAATACCAACCGTAATAGCAATCACCATATCAAATAAAACAGTTAATGATAAACAGATTAACATAATAATAATATCGTCTTTCGGGGCTCGTTTAAGGATATAAATTACCCTTTCTACTTCACTCATATTCCATGCCACAATCAGTAATAGAGCCGCCATTGCAGCTAAAGGCAAAAACGATAAAATAGGCGCAAGGCTAACTAAAGCCAGTAAAACGACTAAAGCATGAAAACAGGATGAAAGCGGCGACGTTGCACCTGCTTTTACATTTGCAGCTGATCGAGCTATTGCCGCTGTTGCAGAAATACCACCGAAAAATGGTACAATAATATTACCAAGTCCCTGACCTATCAATTCACTATTTGAGTTATGTTTAGTATGTGTCATTTCATCGAGTACAACTGCACATAATAATGACTCAATAGCACAAAGCATCGCCATAGTTAAAGCGATTGGCATCAAAGCTGATAAAGTCGCCCAATTCCAATGAAATTCAGCTAAGTCCCATGGTAAAATAAATTCAGGTAAAACATCTGGAATACCGTAACCAACCGTACCATCAGGAAGAACATAACTAAATTTTGATCCGATTGTTGCAATATCATAACCTAAATGTTGTAAAATCAACATCGCAACTACCCCAATAATAATAGCAGGTAGATGACCGGGTACTTTAACGCGTAATTTAGGCCAAAAAATTAATATACCTAAAGTCGCAAAACCAACAATCATATCAGCAATATTTATCGTTGAAAAACTATGAATAATTGCCATTACTTTGCCAGTATAACTCTCAGGCATATGCTCAATTGTAAGACCAAAAAAATCTTTAATTTGCATTGTGGCAATAGTAATGGCAATACCAGAAGTAAAACCTAATACAACAGGTAAGGGAATATACTCAATTACCCGACCTAAATGAGCAATCCCCATAAGCACCAAAAATACACCAGACAATAATGTTGCAACCAGTAAACCTGACAAACCATATTGCAAAGAAACGGGATAAAGTATTACAACAAATGCTGCTGTTGGCCCTGAAATACTAAACCGAGATCCACCAGTTAATGCAATAACAATACCAGCAATAATTGCAGTATATAAACCATGCTGGGGAGCGACACCACTTGCCATAGCAAGAGCCATAGCTAATGGAATAGCAATAATACCAACCGTAATGCCTGCAATAATATCCTTCAATAATCTAGCTTTGTTATAAGGTTCTTTAATACATGAAGCTTTAAACGCACTACTAATTTGAATATTTATCGGGTACCATTTCATCTTATTGTTGTTTAGTTATGAATCAACTTACCTAATAAGATACGCTTTTTCCACAAAAATAAAAGGGATATAATTAATTAGAGGACAATTTTCAAGATACTGGCAACTTTTCTTCATCTAACCCATGTTATGCGACTGATCAAATATGATTGTTCCATAAACTACAAGATTTATAAAAAATAATTATTAAAAATCAAAAAAATAAAGTTTTAAAGGGATATTCTGATATGAAAAGGAGGGAACTTAGTGCCGATAAAAACGATACTAAACTTGTAACCAAAAAGTAACAGGACCATCATTTACTAAAGATACTTGCATATCAGCAGCAAATTCACCACTTTGAGTACTGATTTGTTGCTGACATAACTGCAAAAAATAGTCATATAATCTATTTGCATCACTCGGCGTAGCACCATTAGTAAAACTCGGCCGCATTCCTTTATGAGTATCAGCAACTAAAGTAAATTGGGAAACGACAAGAACCTGACCGTTAACTTGTTTAATATTCAGATTCATTTTACCATCATGATCACTAAAAATACGGTAACCTAATACTCGTTCACAAAGACGAATTGCTTTTTGTTCATTATCATCTTTTTCAACGCCTAATAAAATTAATAAGCCATGATTAATTTGGCCAACAATTTTTCCATCGATGTTTACATTGGCATTCTTAACTCTTTGTACTAACGCAATCATTGTTGTTCCTTATGTGTTGATAATATTAAAGCTGCTTTTTTCTGTTTATTATAATCAACTAAAGCTACTGCGAATTCAGCGCCAAATAAAATAATACACCATGAAAAATAGATCCAAACTAACAATAATGGAATCGAAGCTAATACACCATAAATCAGTTGATAAGTCGGAAATGAAGTGACATATAAGGTAAATAGTTTCTTGCCTAATTCAAATAGTATTGCGGCAATTAATGCACCAATGATTGACTCTTTAACTGGCACAGATTCAGTTGGTACAATACAGTACAAGAGCCAAAAACCAATAATTGAAATAATAAAAGGCAAGAACTTTAAAAATATACTCGCAACAGGAATATCCGATAACCAATTAACTGAAAAGATATAAGAACTAATCGCAATACTTGCCCCAATCAAAATAGGGCCTAAGGTTAATACAGTCCAATACATCGTCAAATTATACATAATGGAACGCTTGCGTGTCGTTCGCCAAATATAATTTAAAGTATTATCGATAGAACGGATAAGGAGTAATGAGGTGACCATCAAACCGATAAGACCAAATACGGTCATACGATTAGTATTCGCAATAAATTGATCAACATACTCTTGAATTGTGTCACTGGCAGTTGGTGCTAGATTATCATAAATCAATTCACGAAAAGCTTGGCTAGCTTCATTGAAGATGGGAAACGCTGCCAATAACGAAAAAATGACCGCAATTAATGGCACTAAGGCTAAAATAGAAGTGTAAGCTAAGCTGGCAGCGGCTGTTGTCAGCCGATCATTATTGATTCTCTGCCATAAAATAGCTAAGAAAGATTTAGTTCCCGTTGTGGATGGTATAAAATTTTTTACCTTTTTCATGGCTATACCCTACGATGGAAAACTATTTTGAAGTTATTATACAACTCGTCATATGATTACTTTTAAGAGTTGCGACGACTTTTTCAGCCTCACCTTTAGAATCATAAGGTCCAGCAAGAACACGATAGAACTTTTCATTTTTTACAAAACTTGTTACCCCAATCATGGCCAACTTGGCTTGTAATGATTCAGCATTAGCCCGATCTTTAAATGCACCACACTGTAGGACCCAATTTCCTGTTTGATTCGATTTCACATCTACTGCAGGCTTTGACTGGTCAACCTTGTTTTGATTCGTATTCGTAGAAGTTGTAGCAGTTGATTTATCAACTACAGCAGGGGTAGTCGTACTAACTTGAGCCTTGTCATTGATGAAATTATCAAGAATTTTTTGACGTTCTTTATCTTGCGATGCTTGATTAGGCTGTAACTGTGTTGAATTATTCGCTCCACCCGGATTCTCTAATTCTTTCAAATATGTCCAGCGTTCCTCTTGTTTATCAGGTAACGTTATTTGTGGTTTTTCAGTAATCACATCAACAGGGGCTGATGGTTTATTCGTTTTATTTGTTGAAACAAAGTATAAAATAGCCACAAACAAGATCACTAATATAACAGCAATAGCCATCATTAAATTAGGAATAATACGTGAAGTGTTTTTTGCTTTGGATTTTTTCTTGACATAATCACGTTGTGCCACAATTAGACTCTCTCTAAATTTTTATTCTACAATTGGTGCAGTATACAAATAAAAAAAGTGGCTTTCACCACTTTTTATTTAAATTGATAAACAAAATTTATACTACAACTTGCATTGTTTACTTTTAGCCAAGCAATAAATTATGCAATTGCATTAATTTGCTTGATTAAGTTAGCTTTATGGCGTGCTGCTTTATTTTTGTGGATTAAACCACGAGCCGCTTGACGATCAACAACTTCTTGCATATTTTTGTATGCTAATTGCGCTGCTTCTTTATCACCAGCTGCAACAGCTGCGTATACTTTCTTGATATAAGTACGCATCATTGAACGACGACTAGCGTTGTGTTTACGG is drawn from Orbaceae bacterium BiB and contains these coding sequences:
- a CDS encoding virulence factor BrkB family protein, which produces MKKVKNFIPSTTGTKSFLAILWQRINNDRLTTAAASLAYTSILALVPLIAVIFSLLAAFPIFNEASQAFRELIYDNLAPTASDTIQEYVDQFIANTNRMTVFGLIGLMVTSLLLIRSIDNTLNYIWRTTRKRSIMYNLTMYWTVLTLGPILIGASIAISSYIFSVNWLSDIPVASIFLKFLPFIISIIGFWLLYCIVPTESVPVKESIIGALIAAILFELGKKLFTLYVTSFPTYQLIYGVLASIPLLLVWIYFSWCIILFGAEFAVALVDYNKQKKAALILSTHKEQQ
- the dauA gene encoding C4-dicarboxylic acid transporter DauA — protein: MKWYPINIQISSAFKASCIKEPYNKARLLKDIIAGITVGIIAIPLAMALAMASGVAPQHGLYTAIIAGIVIALTGGSRFSISGPTAAFVVILYPVSLQYGLSGLLVATLLSGVFLVLMGIAHLGRVIEYIPLPVVLGFTSGIAITIATMQIKDFFGLTIEHMPESYTGKVMAIIHSFSTINIADMIVGFATLGILIFWPKLRVKVPGHLPAIIIGVVAMLILQHLGYDIATIGSKFSYVLPDGTVGYGIPDVLPEFILPWDLAEFHWNWATLSALMPIALTMAMLCAIESLLCAVVLDEMTHTKHNSNSELIGQGLGNIIVPFFGGISATAAIARSAANVKAGATSPLSSCFHALVVLLALVSLAPILSFLPLAAMAALLLIVAWNMSEVERVIYILKRAPKDDIIIMLICLSLTVLFDMVIAITVGIVLASLLFMRRISRMTKLVELSQCTEDTLVIRINGPLFFAAAERTFLDLYNRINGHKHIVLQWDAVPLLDAGGLNALIHFIDALPNNVDLSIAELQFQPLKTLARAKIIPIPQKLSFYSTLEEALSNIAE
- the dtd gene encoding D-aminoacyl-tRNA deacylase, encoding MIALVQRVKNANVNIDGKIVGQINHGLLILLGVEKDDNEQKAIRLCERVLGYRIFSDHDGKMNLNIKQVNGQVLVVSQFTLVADTHKGMRPSFTNGATPSDANRLYDYFLQLCQQQISTQSGEFAADMQVSLVNDGPVTFWLQV
- the rpsT gene encoding 30S ribosomal protein S20, with product MANIKSAKKRAVQSEKRRKHNASRRSMMRTYIKKVYAAVAAGDKEAAQLAYKNMQEVVDRQAARGLIHKNKAARHKANLIKQINAIA
- a CDS encoding MltR family transcriptional regulator, whose amino-acid sequence is MSDNQQEDEILEKLNQRSDIHGLLICAIEIIDEIIDHLIMKAFRKEQHAIKFVIPSLVGNKGPLNDLSIRLKLLYVLGIISREEYEDIELLMAVLDELNNDNERVYTYIDDEILGPISLLHDMIIPPGLPTQQKKTNEVGIVDSMKSSMYHQRYQQMIRSALIIAITTLSIRLEHKKTQFFMPE
- a CDS encoding SPOR domain-containing protein; translated protein: MAQRDYVKKKSKAKNTSRIIPNLMMAIAVILVILFVAILYFVSTNKTNKPSAPVDVITEKPQITLPDKQEERWTYLKELENPGGANNSTQLQPNQASQDKERQKILDNFINDKAQVSTTTPAVVDKSTATTSTNTNQNKVDQSKPAVDVKSNQTGNWVLQCGAFKDRANAESLQAKLAMIGVTSFVKNEKFYRVLAGPYDSKGEAEKVVATLKSNHMTSCIITSK